The nucleotide window TGGATTCGCTGACTTGCACTGGATTCTTCCAATTTCGAAATCATCAGGATATGTTTCATAATATCTATTTCATTCCTGAGCATTTCCATTTCACGATGGCTGGAACGCGGGCCTGGGTTGAGGATAAAACCCATCAGGAAACCGGTTATCAGGATCAGGAAACCGGCTGCAATCCTTCCCGATGGAGAAGTTATCCATTGCACTATTCCTGGAAAGCTATATCTCTTTCCTGCACTATCACCAGCCAGTCTTTCTTTTTCAGCGGAAAGACTATCCAGAAAGCGTTTTCTCAGCTGGTCGGAGGGCGTGGCCAAAGGCAACTGTTGCAAATCAATCAACAGATCTTTCATCTGTTCATATTCTCTGTGACATCCAGGGCAAGCCGACAGATGCCTGCGTACCTCCGTTACAATTTCCGGATCCAGGATACCATCGATATAATCGATAAGCAGGGTTTTTACTTTTATGCAATCCATTGTGATCATATTTAAACCAATTGAAAATAGTACTCCCTTAATTTATGCATGGCCCGGTGAACCTTAACTTTAATTGCCGGAACGGAATTTCCCGTTATTTCCGAGATTTCTTCATACTTCAGCCCCTGGAAACGACTCAGTTCTATTATCTCCTTCTGCTCTTCCGTTAGCTGTTCCAAAGCATCATATAAAGCATTATATTTTTCATTTCGCTCCATTTCCTCTAATGCATCGGCCGAATCCGCGGACTTGTACATCATGATAAGATCACCGTTCACATATTGCTTGTTCTTATGATAATGATCAATATGTACATTTCTTGCCATCTGATAAAGCCAGGACCTGAATGACTTGCCATCTGTATAGGATTCGCGGTACATCATAACCCGTGAAAAAACCGTATGGGCAAGGTCTTCGCTATTCATCCGGTTACCGGTCAATCTGAGGAAAAAATTAAAGAGAGGAACCTGGTATTTTTCAAATAATGGAATCATTGATTCCAGGTTACCCTCTTTAACTTCCTTCATCCAAATCTCATCGGTTTTAGTTTCCATGAAAAAGTGTTTTTCGTACTTAAATTACCTGAGAATTGCTAAATGGTTACAAGGGAATAAAATTTTATATGAGTATTGGGAAACATTAACACAAAGTTACAGGCGACAGGTTGCAAGCGACAACTCATCACTCATCACCCACACCCACACTACCTGCACCCTGCACCCTGCAGCCTGTAACCTGCACCCTGCATCCTGCATCCTGCAACCATAGAGCAGGCAACTTGATATTAATCATACCCGATACTCATTAAATTTTATTAAAAGCAAGACAGCTGGAAAACATTCTTTTGCAACAATTGTTTTCTAAATATATTACTGATAATCAAAGGTAAAGAAATATTCATGAAAACACTAAGCAATGTTTTAAGGTTTCTGCTGGCTATAATACTCCTGGTTTTCGGGTTGAACAAAGTATTTCATTTTCTTCCGATGGAAATGGGGTCAGGGCCAGGAGCCGATTTTTTTGGAGCCCTGATCGCCGCAGGATATATGATACCCGTTATTGTAGCAGTCGAATTAATAGCGGCATTTTCGCTGATGCTAAACCGTTTTGTTTCTTTCACTATG belongs to Bacteroidota bacterium and includes:
- a CDS encoding sigma-70 family RNA polymerase sigma factor, producing the protein METKTDEIWMKEVKEGNLESMIPLFEKYQVPLFNFFLRLTGNRMNSEDLAHTVFSRVMMYRESYTDGKSFRSWLYQMARNVHIDHYHKNKQYVNGDLIMMYKSADSADALEEMERNEKYNALYDALEQLTEEQKEIIELSRFQGLKYEEISEITGNSVPAIKVKVHRAMHKLREYYFQLV
- a CDS encoding HEAT repeat domain-containing protein, with protein sequence MDCIKVKTLLIDYIDGILDPEIVTEVRRHLSACPGCHREYEQMKDLLIDLQQLPLATPSDQLRKRFLDSLSAEKERLAGDSAGKRYSFPGIVQWITSPSGRIAAGFLILITGFLMGFILNPGPRSSHREMEMLRNEIDIMKHILMISKLEESSASQRIQAVSYIRDQEEPGEEMIMALINTMNRDGNVNVRMAAATALSKYTGYSFVKDALINALNIERDPLMQITLIQLISETGDERAVDPLNRIIESPENADVVKSQAMKGLRTII
- a CDS encoding DoxX protein, translated to MKTLSNVLRFLLAIILLVFGLNKVFHFLPMEMGSGPGADFFGALIAAGYMIPVIVAVELIAAFSLMLNRFVSFTMVLLAPISLNILLYGIFLDSMSLPIGGFTFLLNLYFLVINRKVYWEMFKKE